The DNA segment TGGCGCCCGTGGACACCATGGAGGTCGCCGACGGCGAGGCCGCCCGGCTCACCCCGCCGGAGGCCCTCGCGCCCTGGCCGATGGCCGACCTCTGGCCCGGCGGCTACGTCGCCTCCATCGACGTGCGCCCGCTCGCCCCGCCGCTGCCGGGCCGCACGACGGCCTGGATCTCCACCCCGCTCGACCTGGTCGCGGGCGAGCCGGTGGGCCCGGTGGCCTCGTTCGTGGCGCTCGTGGACACCGCCAACGGCATCGCCGTACGCGAGCAGCCCACCGAGTGGATGTTCCCCAACGTGGACCTGACGATCCATCTGCACCGGCAGCCCGAGGGCCGCTGGACCGGACTCGACACCACCGTCGTCTTCGGCCCCACCGGTCAGGGCCTCACCAGCACCGTCCTGCACGACGTCCACGGCGCGGTCGGCCGGGCGGAGCAGATCCTCACCGTCCGCCCTCTCTGAATCTCACCGTCCGCCGCTGCCGGGGTTGCGCGTACGCCGCAGCCACGGGCCGAACTCGCTGTCCAGGACCAGCCGTCCGAGCTTGCGGTACTCCGCCAGCACCGCGGTGACCAGCTGGTCCGTGTCCAGCGGGCGGCCCGAGTCCGCCGCCTGGTACGCGGCGGTCACCGCGCACGCCCGGATCGAGCCGCCCGTCAGCTCGAACCGCTCCGCGCACGTCGGCAGGTCCAGGTCCGGGGCGCGGGGGATCTCCGTGCCGAGGCAGCGTTCCCACAGGGCGAGCCGCTGTTCGGCGTTGGGCACGGGGAAGTCCGCGACCACGTCCAGACGGCGGGTGAACGCCTCGTCCAGGTTGGCGCGCAGGTTCGTCGTGAGGACGGCGATGCCGTCGAAGGACTCGATGCGCTGGAGCAGATAGGCCGACTCCACATTGGCGTGCCGGTCCTGCGCGTCCTTGACCTGCGAGCGCTTCCCGAAGACGGCGTCCGCCTCGTCGAACAGCAGCACCGCGTTGACGTCGGACGCCTCCGTGAAGATCCGCTCCAGGTTCTTCTCGGTCTCCCCGACGTACTTGTCCACCACGGACGACAGGTCCACGACGTACAGCTCCATGCCCAGGTCCGCCGCGATCACCTCCGCCGACATGGTCTTGCCCGTCCCGGACTCCCCGGCGAACAGCGCGACGATCCCGCGCCCCCGGCCGCCGCCCGGCCGCATCCGCCACCGGCCCAGCACCTGGTCGCGGTGGCGGGCGCGCAGCGCCAGGTCGGACAGCTGGCGGCGGGTCGCCGGGGGCAGCACCAGGTCGTCCCAGCCGACCGCGGGCTCGATGCGGCGGGCGAGCCGGGCCAGCCCGGCCCCGTTCTGCGCGCGTACGGCCGTGCGCAGGTCGCCCGCGGCCACCGGCCGGCCCTCCAGGGCGGCCAGCCGGGACGCCACGGTGGCGGCGCGGCGGATCTGCGCACTGTCCAGCCGGTACGCGCGGATGGCGTCCACCAGTTCGGCGTCGGCGTCGGCGTCGGCTTCGGCGGACCCGGTGCCGGCGGCCGGCCCGTCGTCGGCGCCCGCGCCCATCCCCGTACCCGCGCCCAAACCCATGCCCGCGCCCGCGTCGGCGAGCGCGCCGCGCCAGCGCCGTATCGCGTCGGCCGGGTCCGCCGGGGCGACCGGGATCGTCACCGGGCTCTCGGCCGCCCACAGCGGGTCCCAGTTCTTCTTCCCGTACAGCAGCAGCGGCGCCCCGCCGCCGGCCGCCGCGCACAGGGCGCCGAGCAGCGCGGCGCCCTTGGGCCGCTCCGGGGCGAGGGTCTCCAGCGGGCCCAGGACGAGCCCGGCGCCGCTCAGCCGTGCCTCGGTCGCCAGGACGCGCACGGCCAGGTCCGGTTCGGGGGCCGCCGCCAGCGCGGCCGCGTCCACGACGAGCGGGCGCAGCCCGGCCGCGGCGAGCGCGCCCGCGGCGAGGCGGGCCGGGTCGCCGCCCCGGTCCAGCAGGTGCACGAGACCGCTGCCGGTGCCGGCCGCCGCCGCGACGCGCCGGGTCACCGGGCAGCCGCCGGGCCCGTCCGGCTCGTCCGGCGGCGCGGCCACCCGCACCAGGCCGTGCGCCCGCGCGTCCACCTCGTCGTCGCCGAGCAGATGCGCGGTGACCCGGTCCGGGACGCGCAGCACCCGCGACAGCAGCGGGCGTTCGGGCTCCAGGATCTCCACCAGACCGGCCGCGACGAGCGGCGCGGACGGCGAGAACCGGAACCGGCCGGGGCCCGCGCCGGGCAGGCCGCACAGTTCGAGCGCCAGGCCGATCGTGGCCCGGCGCCGGGTCAGGTCGTCGTTGAGATAGCCGTACAGCCGCTCGAACCGGGCGTCGATGTCCGGGGCCATGGCGACCAGCAGGAGATCGACGTCGGGCCCGGCAAGACCGAACCGGGCCACCAGCGCGCCGATCCGGCCACCCCCCGGCGGTGGTTCCGGGTCCTGCGGCCCGTGACCGGGGACGGGCCGGAACGCGTCGCGTGAGTCCAGCACCCGTTCGGCGGCGGCGGGCGTGAGGTACTGCCCCAGGAACGGATCGTCCGGCTCCGGATCGACCTCGCGGCGCAGGGTGACCGCGATCCGCACCCGCCGCTCGACCTCCCCGAGCCGCGCCCAGAGTTCGGCGACGGCCGCGTCCGGCCCGTCGAGCCCGGCGGGCGTCTGCTGTACGGCGGTCACCGGGTGCCGCCTCCGTACAGGTCGCCGCGTACGGTCCTCATCGCAACCCGCTCCCGCTCCCGCTTCCGCCCCCGCGCCTGCGCCGGCCCGGCGGCAACTGCCGTTCGCGTTCGGCCGCGAAGCCCTCGCCCCGCCGGTCCGGCGCGCCGTTCTCGTAGCGCAGCCGGCGGCCCGGTTCGGTCGCCCCGCCGTCCACGGCGGCGGCCGTGCGCACCACCAGGCCCTCCGTGACCGGCGGCCCGACCGGTTCCAGTTCGCCGGAGAGCGGTGCCCAGACCCGCAGGTCGATGGCGGCCTTCAGCTCGCCGCCCAGCGCCGACCACACGTCCACCGTGGAGGGGCGGTCGCCCGAACCGGCCGAAGCGGCCTCCATCTCGACCGTGAGGCCGAGTTCGGCGAGGCTGCCCGTGAGCATCCGTTCGGGGAGCGCGCTCGTCCGGATCAGACAGCGCAACACCTCGGACAGCAGCCGGTGTTCGTCCTGGGGGCGGTTGGTCCAGGCGGTGACCAGGTACGTCAGCTCGAACCAGCGGGCGGGCGCGCGGCGGCCGGTGACGACGCCCTCCCCGTCGTACTCCTCGGCCGTGCCGCTGCGGCGGCGCGCCGCGTCCTCGCGGATGCCGTACAGGAACACGCTCACCGTGGGGGCGTTGCGCCGCGCCGACCAGTCCTTCGTCGGGGCGTCGAAGACCAGCTCGACGCCGCTGTCCTGGAGTCCGGCGTCGACCAGCAGCAGCCGCAGCCCCTCGTCGACCTCGTGGATCACCGGCGCCCCATCTCGTCCGGCGGCACCAGGTTGCCCGTGACCACCAGGAAGTCCGTGTCCACCGGCGAGAAGCCGGGGCCGGACGCGATGATGGTGCGCGGCCCGGTCCGGTCCTTGACCATGATCAGCAACTGGGCGATGAACGTCCCGTCGCCGGCCGGCCGGGTGGGCGCGGCGGCGGCCGTGATGCCGGGCTTCCAGGTGAGTTTCACCGGCACACCGGGCGGGAAGTCCTTGCCGCGCACCGAGGTCACGAAGCCGGGCTTGCCGACCTCGGGCACGGACACGATGCGCGGCTGGAGGATGCGCAGCGGGACGCGCGAGACGTTGTCGCCCCGGTCCGCGTCGGTGCCGCTGGTGGTCAGGGTCGCGGTGATGGTGGTGCGCAGGGCGCGGTCCGGGGCGAGCACCACCCGCAGCACCGACGAGGCGCCCGGCGCCAGGTCGGCCAGCCCGCACACCCCGCCCGAGCAGCCGGCCGGGAGCGTGTCCACGGGGATGCGGGCGGGCAGCCCGAGCCGCAGCCGCAACCCGGTCGCCACGGCGTTCTTCCCGTTGCGCACGGTGTACGTCACCACGACGCGTCCGCCGACGTAGCCGGGGCTCGGCTGCGCCCGTACGACGACGCCGGGTCCGGCCTCGGGTTCGGGCGCGGGCGGCTCGGCGGGCGGCTGGGGGGCGGGCGGCCGGGGCGTCGGGAACGTGGGCGGGTCGGCCGGTCCGGGGGTGGGCGCGGGCGGCCGGGGCGTGGTGCGGACCCGGACGTCCGTGCCGGTGGCGTTGTCGGTGGGGTTCGGGTCGAGGACGGTGCCGGTGACGGACCAGCCGAGCTGCCAGGGGCCGTCCGTGACGCCGGTGAGCCGTGCGGTGATCTCCACGCGGGCGCCGGGTTCGAGGAGCCCCAGGTCGCAGGTCGGCGTCCCCGCCTCGCAGGTGCCGCGGGTGCTGGTCAGCTCCTCCAGGCGGACGCCCGGCGGGAGGTCGGCGACGAACGTGGTGCCGGGCGAGGGGGCCGGGCCCCGGTTGGTGACGGTGACGGTGACGGGCACCGATGAGCCGCTCTCCACGGCGGGGAGGGTGGGCGGCGCGGTGACCGTCAGGTCCACCTTCCACTGGAACGCCGGCTCCTTCTGCCGGCCGGGCAGCTCCGCGGTGAGCGGGGTCAGGGTGCCGGTCGCCAGGTCGAGCTGGGACAGCTGCTCGGGGGAGTTCGGCGCCCTGCCCCGGCGGTGGCTGAGGACCAGCCGGGAGGCGTCCGGCGACCAGGCCACGTCACGCGGCTGGTACGGGCCGGTCGTCTCGACGTCCGGGATCTTCGCGCCGCACGCGGCGGGGTCGTCGCGCCGGTCGGACGGCAGCACGACCCGGCAGTTCTCGCCCTTGGGCGAGGTGACGACGACACTGGCCCGCTGGTTGATCTGGTCGGCGCGGTCCTTGCGGTTGAAGGCGATGGAGGCGCCGTCCGGCGAGAACGCGGGGCTGTCGTCGATGACCTTGCACTCGCCGGGGCAGGCGGTGGCGCTGAGGTCGTGCTGGTCGGTCAGGTCGCCGGACGGGGCCGTCCAGACGTGCTTGATGCCGCCGAGGCCCCGGATCACCTGGTTGCGGGTGAAGGCGATCAGGGTGCCGTCCGAGGACCAGGCGGGCTGTGCGTCGGAGCCCTGCACCTGGTCTGCCGGCGGGACGACCCGACCGGTGACCCGGCCGGTCGCCCGGTCGGTGTCGACGTCCGCGATCAGCACCTGGCTCGTGCGGACGCCGTCCGCGCCGGGTGTGGAGCGGGTGAACGCCAGCCGGGTGCCGTCCGGTGAGAACGCGGGGTCGGTGTCCCAGTCGCTCGGGCCCCGCCCGAGGTCCAGTGCCTTCGCGTGCTCGCCCTCGGTGTCGGTGAGCCAGATCCGCTGGATGCGCTGCCCGTTGTCCGTCTCGAACCGGGTCACGGCGATCTGCCGCCCGTCGGGCGTGTACGTCTGCCGCTCGGTCCAGGGGTCGTAGCCCTTGGCCGGGTGGAACAGCGGGTCCTCGGCGGGGTTGTCGCTGGTGTTGGCCTTGGCGCGCGGGTCCTCGCGCAGCACGTCGAGCCGCAGGTCGCGGGGGTCGGAGCCGTCCTGCCGCATGTCCTGGAGGGTGACGAGCGCGGGGTCCTTCGTGGTGCGGCGGGTGACGACCGGGACCGGGGCGCCGGCCGGCCCGAGCACCGCCGGCGGCCCGACCTCGCGGTCCTCGTCGAGGACCATCTCCGGGTCGGGGCCGCCGATGGACGTGAGCCGGTAGACGTGGTCGTAGACGGAGCACCCGCAGTCCGTGTTCGGGCTGAGGAAGTAGAGCCCCTCGCCGTCCGGCAGCCAGGCCGCCGACCGGGTGCCCCAGTCGGCGCCGAGGCCGGCGAAGACCTCACGCCCCTTCCCCGCCGAGTCCGAGACCCGCAGCCGGTGGCCGGTGTCCTCGTCGGAGGTCGGCTCGACG comes from the Streptomyces sp. NBC_00525 genome and includes:
- a CDS encoding DUF4255 domain-containing protein; the protein is MIHEVDEGLRLLLVDAGLQDSGVELVFDAPTKDWSARRNAPTVSVFLYGIREDAARRRSGTAEEYDGEGVVTGRRAPARWFELTYLVTAWTNRPQDEHRLLSEVLRCLIRTSALPERMLTGSLAELGLTVEMEAASAGSGDRPSTVDVWSALGGELKAAIDLRVWAPLSGELEPVGPPVTEGLVVRTAAAVDGGATEPGRRLRYENGAPDRRGEGFAAERERQLPPGRRRRGGGSGSGSGLR
- a CDS encoding ATP-binding protein, with translation MTAVQQTPAGLDGPDAAVAELWARLGEVERRVRIAVTLRREVDPEPDDPFLGQYLTPAAAERVLDSRDAFRPVPGHGPQDPEPPPGGGRIGALVARFGLAGPDVDLLLVAMAPDIDARFERLYGYLNDDLTRRRATIGLALELCGLPGAGPGRFRFSPSAPLVAAGLVEILEPERPLLSRVLRVPDRVTAHLLGDDEVDARAHGLVRVAAPPDEPDGPGGCPVTRRVAAAAGTGSGLVHLLDRGGDPARLAAGALAAAGLRPLVVDAAALAAAPEPDLAVRVLATEARLSGAGLVLGPLETLAPERPKGAALLGALCAAAGGGAPLLLYGKKNWDPLWAAESPVTIPVAPADPADAIRRWRGALADAGAGMGLGAGTGMGAGADDGPAAGTGSAEADADADAELVDAIRAYRLDSAQIRRAATVASRLAALEGRPVAAGDLRTAVRAQNGAGLARLARRIEPAVGWDDLVLPPATRRQLSDLALRARHRDQVLGRWRMRPGGGRGRGIVALFAGESGTGKTMSAEVIAADLGMELYVVDLSSVVDKYVGETEKNLERIFTEASDVNAVLLFDEADAVFGKRSQVKDAQDRHANVESAYLLQRIESFDGIAVLTTNLRANLDEAFTRRLDVVADFPVPNAEQRLALWERCLGTEIPRAPDLDLPTCAERFELTGGSIRACAVTAAYQAADSGRPLDTDQLVTAVLAEYRKLGRLVLDSEFGPWLRRTRNPGSGGR
- a CDS encoding thioesterase family protein produces the protein MNTGSYYERIDAHRYKPTAHASGAWSTDEVHFSPFGGLLVHAIERHLADRPGERLLLSRIGFDILGRLALDECEIRVETLRPGRTIELVEAVALIAGRPVVRARAWALAPVDTMEVADGEAARLTPPEALAPWPMADLWPGGYVASIDVRPLAPPLPGRTTAWISTPLDLVAGEPVGPVASFVALVDTANGIAVREQPTEWMFPNVDLTIHLHRQPEGRWTGLDTTVVFGPTGQGLTSTVLHDVHGAVGRAEQILTVRPL